In one window of Skermanella rosea DNA:
- a CDS encoding LutC/YkgG family protein, with the protein MSEARTQILTSIRRSLKRDGASPEMAAAVDGRLKEHRRNLVPDRANLSASDKVDLFVSMVTEVAATVERLPNLARVPHAVADYLASQNLPAEVKVAPDPRLDGIPWNKRPTLTVEQGRAADRDLTSVTGAFVGVAETGTLMMLSGPEHPTTLNMMPDTHIVVLRTDQIVGSYEDGWDALRGRGPDMPRTVNFITGPSRTGDIEQTIQLGAHGPRRLHILLIDGAGV; encoded by the coding sequence ATGTCCGAAGCGCGCACCCAGATCCTGACCAGCATCCGCCGTTCGCTGAAGCGCGACGGCGCCAGCCCCGAGATGGCCGCCGCCGTGGACGGCCGGCTGAAGGAGCACCGGCGCAACCTGGTGCCGGACCGGGCCAACCTGTCGGCATCGGACAAGGTGGACCTGTTCGTCTCCATGGTGACCGAGGTGGCCGCCACGGTGGAGCGCCTGCCGAACTTGGCGCGGGTTCCCCACGCGGTGGCGGATTACCTGGCGAGCCAGAACCTGCCGGCCGAGGTGAAGGTTGCCCCCGACCCGCGGCTCGACGGCATCCCGTGGAACAAGCGGCCGACCCTGACGGTGGAACAGGGCCGGGCGGCGGACCGCGACCTCACCAGCGTGACCGGCGCCTTCGTCGGCGTCGCCGAGACCGGCACCCTGATGATGCTGTCGGGTCCCGAGCATCCGACCACGCTGAACATGATGCCGGACACCCATATCGTCGTGCTGCGCACCGACCAGATCGTCGGCAGCTACGAGGACGGCTGGGATGCCTTGCGGGGGCGCGGCCCGGACATGCCCCGGACAGTCAATTTCATCACCGGACCGTCCCGCACCGGCGACATCGAGCAGACGATCCAGCTCGGCGCTCATGGCCCGAGGCGCCTCCACATCCTGCTGATCGACGGCGCGGGCGTCTGA
- a CDS encoding LutB/LldF family L-lactate oxidation iron-sulfur protein, whose translation MQSTSHAFKDNAHGALADERLQKALGKMKVGFQDKRTRAIGRLPEFDLLRDQARDIKNHVLEHLDLYLERFEDKVTADGGHVHWCRTPGEARDAILRICRSVDAKVVTKGKSMIAEEIELNDHLEKNGLEPVETDLGEYIIQLRKEAPSHIIAPAVHLNKEDVAATFMKTHTALDPKRSLEEPRALVNEARQMLRQKFLAADVGITGANFLIAETGSTVIVTNEGNGDLTQTLPKVHIVLASLEKVVPTLEDASTILRVLARSATGQEFSSYTTFSTGPRRPEDLDGPEQFHVVLLDNGRTGMLGTEFQDMLRCIRCGACMNHCPVYGAVGGHAYGWVYPGPMGSVLTPSLIGVQEAGHLPNASTFCGKCESVCPMRIPLPRMMRHWREREYQNKMAPQAYRYGLGLWAWFAKRPKLYRMGANMMTGVLGLLGRRKGRFRSLPLAGGWTDWRDMPAPEGKTFQQLWAQRQAGQGQQGQASGRKAA comes from the coding sequence ATGCAGAGCACGAGTCACGCCTTCAAGGACAATGCCCACGGCGCGCTGGCGGACGAACGCCTCCAGAAGGCGCTGGGCAAGATGAAGGTCGGATTCCAGGACAAGCGGACGCGGGCGATCGGCCGCCTGCCGGAGTTCGATCTGCTGCGCGACCAGGCGCGCGACATCAAGAACCATGTGCTCGAGCATCTCGACCTCTATCTCGAACGGTTCGAGGACAAGGTCACGGCCGACGGCGGCCATGTCCATTGGTGCCGCACGCCCGGCGAGGCGCGCGACGCCATCCTCCGGATCTGCCGTTCCGTCGACGCCAAGGTCGTGACCAAAGGCAAGTCGATGATCGCGGAGGAGATCGAGCTCAACGACCACCTGGAGAAGAACGGCCTGGAGCCGGTCGAGACCGACCTGGGCGAGTACATCATCCAGCTCCGCAAGGAAGCGCCCAGCCACATCATCGCGCCGGCCGTCCACCTCAACAAGGAGGACGTGGCCGCCACCTTCATGAAGACCCATACGGCCCTGGACCCGAAGCGCTCGCTGGAGGAGCCGCGGGCGCTGGTCAACGAGGCGCGGCAGATGCTGCGCCAGAAGTTCCTGGCCGCCGATGTCGGCATCACCGGGGCCAACTTCCTGATCGCCGAGACCGGCTCCACGGTGATCGTGACCAACGAGGGCAACGGCGACCTGACCCAGACCCTGCCCAAGGTCCATATCGTGCTGGCCAGCCTGGAAAAGGTCGTCCCGACGCTGGAGGATGCCTCGACCATCCTGCGCGTCCTGGCCCGCTCGGCGACGGGCCAGGAGTTCTCCTCCTACACGACCTTCTCGACCGGGCCGCGGCGGCCGGAAGACCTGGACGGGCCGGAGCAGTTCCACGTGGTGCTGCTGGACAACGGCCGTACCGGCATGCTGGGCACCGAGTTCCAGGACATGCTGCGCTGCATCCGGTGCGGCGCCTGCATGAACCACTGCCCCGTCTACGGCGCCGTGGGGGGCCATGCCTATGGCTGGGTCTATCCAGGACCCATGGGGTCGGTGCTGACGCCCAGCCTGATCGGCGTCCAGGAGGCCGGCCACCTGCCGAACGCCTCGACCTTCTGCGGCAAGTGCGAGAGCGTCTGTCCCATGCGCATCCCCCTGCCCCGCATGATGCGGCACTGGCGGGAGCGCGAGTACCAGAACAAGATGGCGCCCCAGGCCTACCGGTACGGGCTGGGCCTGTGGGCCTGGTTCGCCAAGCGGCCCAAGCTGTACCGCATGGGCGCCAACATGATGACCGGGGTGCTGGGCCTGCTCGGCCGCCGCAAGGGCCGCTTCCGCTCGCTGCCGCTGGCCGGGGGGTGGACCGACTGGCGCGACATGCCGGCGCCCGAAGGAAAGACCTTCCAGCAGCTCTGGGCGCAGCGCCAGGCCGGCCAGGGCCAGCAAGGCCAGGCCTCCGGCAGGAAGGCGGCCTGA
- a CDS encoding (Fe-S)-binding protein has protein sequence MDSAMKTPRVGLFVTCLVDLFRPTVGFAAVKLLEDAGCSVEVPASQTCCGQPAYNSGARADTKEIARGVIEAFEGFDYVVAPSGSCAGMIKEHYGELFADEPDWAQRAAHLKHRTYELVSFLVDVLGLDGVEARYDGTITYHDSCSGLRELGVKQQPRALLRSVEGLTVAELPGAEVCCGFGGTFCIKYPEISNKMVGEKIADIQRTGADTLLAGDMGCLLNMAGKLKREGAAVKVRHVAEVLAGMADEAPPIGDTRAR, from the coding sequence ATGGACAGCGCGATGAAGACGCCCCGGGTGGGGCTTTTTGTGACTTGCCTGGTCGACCTGTTCCGGCCGACCGTGGGTTTCGCGGCGGTCAAGCTGCTGGAGGACGCGGGGTGCTCGGTGGAAGTCCCGGCGTCCCAGACCTGCTGCGGCCAGCCGGCCTACAATTCGGGCGCCCGGGCGGACACCAAGGAGATCGCCCGCGGCGTGATCGAGGCGTTCGAAGGCTTCGACTATGTGGTCGCCCCCAGCGGGTCGTGCGCGGGCATGATCAAGGAGCATTACGGCGAGCTGTTCGCGGACGAGCCGGACTGGGCCCAGCGCGCCGCCCACCTGAAGCACAGGACCTACGAGCTGGTCTCCTTCCTGGTGGACGTCCTGGGGCTGGACGGGGTCGAGGCCCGCTACGACGGCACCATCACCTACCATGACAGCTGCTCCGGGCTGCGCGAGCTGGGGGTGAAGCAGCAGCCGCGCGCGCTGCTGCGCTCGGTCGAGGGGCTTACGGTGGCGGAACTGCCGGGAGCGGAGGTCTGTTGCGGGTTCGGCGGCACCTTCTGCATCAAGTACCCGGAGATCTCCAACAAGATGGTCGGCGAGAAGATCGCCGACATCCAGCGGACCGGGGCGGACACGCTGCTCGCCGGCGACATGGGCTGCCTGCTGAACATGGCGGGCAAGCTGAAGCGCGAGGGCGCCGCGGTGAAGGTGCGGCACGTCGCCGAAGTGCTGGCCGGGATGGCCGACGAAGCGCCGCCGATCGGCGACACCCGCGCCCGCTGA
- the mltA gene encoding murein transglycosylase A — translation MLSRFMKTGRAAGPIRRTGTALAAVPAVLLAFLLAACAPEAPKEAEVVPPKLTLTPARFEDLPGWQADGQADALDAFARSCGKLVVQPHDRQLGAAGRIADWIAPCEALARVPRGDHAAARTFFETWFLPYAAADNDKPEGLFTGYYEAELRGSALPGGRYSVPLYRKPADLVMVDLGEFRDAMKGERIAGRVVDGRLRPYEDRAKIEDGALKGRGLEMVWVDDPIDAFFLHIQGSGRVVMEDGSTVRVGYDGQNGHPYVAIGRELIARGALTRETVSMQSIREWLEAHPDEAADLMNRNPSFVFFRPLSGEGPVGAQGVALTPGRSLAVDRSFVPYGVPVWLDAQDPLDAGARVRRLMVAQDTGGAIRGVVRGDVFWGHGPEAELRAGKMRSPGRYHLLIPRAAAPIG, via the coding sequence ATGCTCTCTCGTTTCATGAAGACCGGCCGTGCGGCCGGACCGATTCGCCGGACCGGCACCGCGCTCGCCGCGGTGCCGGCCGTTCTGCTGGCGTTCCTCCTGGCGGCGTGCGCGCCGGAGGCGCCGAAGGAAGCGGAGGTCGTTCCGCCGAAGCTGACGCTGACCCCGGCGCGATTCGAGGACCTGCCGGGCTGGCAGGCCGACGGCCAGGCCGACGCGCTCGACGCCTTCGCCCGGTCGTGCGGCAAGCTGGTGGTCCAGCCCCATGACCGGCAGCTGGGCGCCGCCGGCAGGATCGCCGACTGGATCGCCCCCTGCGAGGCGCTGGCGCGGGTGCCGCGCGGCGACCACGCCGCCGCCCGGACCTTTTTCGAGACCTGGTTCCTGCCCTACGCCGCGGCCGACAACGACAAGCCCGAGGGCCTGTTCACCGGCTACTACGAGGCGGAGCTGCGCGGCTCCGCCCTGCCCGGCGGCCGCTACTCCGTGCCGCTCTACCGCAAGCCCGCCGACCTCGTGATGGTCGACCTGGGCGAGTTCCGCGACGCCATGAAGGGAGAACGGATCGCCGGGCGCGTCGTCGACGGGCGGCTGCGCCCCTACGAGGACCGCGCGAAGATCGAGGACGGCGCCCTGAAGGGCCGTGGCCTGGAAATGGTCTGGGTCGACGATCCCATTGATGCCTTCTTCCTGCACATCCAGGGATCGGGCCGGGTCGTGATGGAGGACGGCAGCACCGTCCGCGTCGGCTACGACGGGCAGAACGGACATCCCTATGTCGCGATCGGCCGGGAACTGATCGCCCGCGGCGCCCTGACCCGCGAGACCGTGTCGATGCAGTCGATCCGGGAGTGGCTGGAGGCCCACCCGGACGAGGCCGCCGACCTGATGAACCGCAACCCCTCCTTCGTCTTCTTCCGGCCGCTCTCCGGCGAGGGTCCGGTGGGCGCCCAGGGCGTCGCCCTGACGCCGGGCCGCAGCCTTGCGGTCGACCGGTCCTTCGTGCCCTACGGCGTGCCGGTCTGGCTCGACGCCCAGGATCCGCTCGATGCCGGCGCGCGGGTCCGCCGCCTGATGGTGGCGCAGGACACCGGCGGCGCCATCCGGGGCGTCGTGCGCGGCGACGTGTTCTGGGGCCATGGCCCCGAAGCCGAGCTGAGGGCCGGCAAGATGCGGAGCCCCGGGCGCTACCATCTGCTGATCCCGCGCGCGGCGGCGCCGATCGGCTGA
- a CDS encoding Tim44/TimA family putative adaptor protein: MGEGFYFIDILIFAMIAAFLVYRLRGVLGRRHGEERQRPNPYSPRPGQESGDNVVTLPDRGRMPVDLPPPSPDEPYSLAAGIAQIQANDPTFDEKTFVQGARAAFEMIVTAFAQGDTPTLRPLLSDDVYDNFAAAIRNRQAAGETLETQVIGVRDSDVIEARMEGRTAFVTVKFVSDQVNITRDKAGEVIDGDPEQPLEVVDIWTFARNTRSRNPNWTLIETRVPN; this comes from the coding sequence ATGGGCGAGGGGTTTTATTTCATCGATATCCTGATATTCGCCATGATCGCAGCCTTTCTCGTGTATCGGCTGCGCGGCGTTTTGGGCCGGCGTCACGGTGAGGAGCGCCAGCGACCCAACCCGTATTCTCCGCGGCCCGGCCAGGAGAGTGGAGACAACGTTGTGACGCTGCCGGATCGCGGTCGCATGCCCGTGGACCTGCCGCCGCCGTCGCCCGACGAGCCCTACTCGCTCGCGGCCGGCATCGCGCAGATCCAGGCCAACGATCCGACCTTCGACGAGAAGACTTTCGTCCAGGGCGCCCGCGCCGCGTTCGAGATGATCGTGACCGCCTTCGCGCAGGGTGACACGCCGACCCTCCGGCCGCTGCTGAGCGACGATGTCTATGACAATTTCGCAGCCGCGATCCGCAACCGGCAGGCCGCCGGCGAGACCCTGGAGACCCAGGTGATCGGCGTTCGCGACTCGGACGTGATCGAGGCCCGCATGGAAGGCCGGACCGCCTTCGTGACGGTCAAGTTCGTCAGCGACCAGGTCAACATCACGCGCGACAAGGCGGGCGAGGTGATCGACGGCGATCCCGAACAGCCGCTGGAGGTCGTGGACATCTGGACCTTCGCGCGCAACACGCGGTCACGGAACCCCAACTGGACCCTGATCGAGACCCGCGTCCCGAACTGA
- a CDS encoding FxsA family protein produces MYILLAFIILPIIEIAVFIQVGGLIGLWPTLALILLTAFAGAALLRVQGFAVARRAQESLARNELPVAEVFDGFCLVAAGVLLLTPGFVTDTLGALLFIPAFRGFLRRRLIALLGKRGGMRVFVDGTEVNPDDPFARRTNRPPPGVIEGEFTDVTPGPADRTDLPPPDSPPPDSRWRPPHNR; encoded by the coding sequence ATGTACATCCTACTCGCATTCATCATCCTTCCGATCATCGAGATAGCCGTATTCATTCAGGTGGGCGGCTTGATCGGTCTGTGGCCGACCCTTGCCTTGATCCTCCTGACGGCTTTCGCCGGGGCGGCTCTCCTGCGCGTGCAGGGCTTCGCCGTGGCCCGGCGGGCTCAGGAGAGCCTTGCCCGCAACGAACTGCCGGTCGCCGAGGTGTTCGACGGTTTCTGCCTGGTCGCCGCGGGAGTGCTCCTGCTGACGCCGGGCTTCGTGACGGATACGCTCGGCGCCCTGCTTTTCATCCCGGCCTTCCGGGGTTTTCTTCGCCGCCGCCTGATCGCCCTGCTGGGCAAGCGCGGCGGCATGCGCGTGTTCGTCGACGGGACGGAGGTGAATCCCGACGATCCCTTCGCCCGCAGGACCAACAGGCCGCCGCCCGGCGTCATCGAGGGGGAATTCACCGATGTCACGCCCGGTCCGGCGGACCGGACCGACCTTCCGCCGCCCGACAGCCCCCCGCCCGACAGCCGCTGGCGCCCTCCCCATAACCGGTAA
- a CDS encoding histidine phosphatase family protein: protein MLLIRHGQSEFNAAFAVRRVDPGLIDPGLTETGRAQALAAAAQLSDRGLRRLLASPYTRALQTASIIAEVLELPIEVQPILGEHAHFMCDIGTPRSELEKQWPYLAFDHVPEIWWPDQEENEDGVMMRAAEFRAIAAGMRDERHVGVVSHWGFIRALTGEEVTNCAIVEFDPRGAPARLPPVP from the coding sequence ATGCTTCTGATCCGCCATGGACAATCCGAGTTCAACGCCGCCTTCGCGGTCCGGCGCGTCGATCCCGGATTGATCGACCCCGGCCTGACCGAGACCGGCCGCGCCCAGGCGCTGGCCGCCGCGGCCCAGCTGTCCGACCGGGGGCTCAGACGCCTGCTGGCGAGCCCCTACACGCGGGCTCTCCAGACCGCCTCGATCATCGCCGAGGTGCTCGAACTGCCGATCGAGGTCCAGCCCATCCTGGGCGAGCACGCCCATTTCATGTGCGACATCGGGACGCCCCGCTCGGAGTTGGAAAAGCAGTGGCCCTACCTGGCGTTCGACCACGTGCCGGAGATCTGGTGGCCCGACCAGGAGGAGAACGAGGACGGCGTCATGATGCGCGCGGCAGAGTTCCGCGCCATCGCCGCCGGGATGAGGGACGAGCGCCATGTCGGCGTCGTCAGCCACTGGGGCTTCATCCGCGCCCTGACCGGGGAGGAGGTGACGAACTGCGCCATCGTGGAGTTCGACCCCCGCGGGGCTCCGGCCCGGCTGCCGCCCGTACCGTGA
- the secB gene encoding protein-export chaperone SecB, producing MTDQSGAGQSRPTALPIVINAQYVKDFSFENPNAPQTLLPGQPAPQVSVGVDVRSQQVGETLYEVVLEMRCEAKVGENTAFLVELSYAGLFTLQGLADEHIRPVLLIEGPRLLFPFARAIVADATRDGGYPPLMINPIDFTDLYRRQTAPQQPTTA from the coding sequence ATGACCGACCAGTCCGGCGCCGGCCAGAGCCGCCCCACCGCCCTGCCGATCGTCATCAACGCCCAGTACGTCAAGGACTTCTCGTTCGAGAACCCCAACGCCCCGCAGACCCTGCTGCCCGGCCAGCCGGCTCCCCAGGTCTCGGTCGGCGTCGATGTCCGCAGCCAGCAGGTCGGCGAGACCCTCTACGAGGTCGTGCTGGAGATGCGCTGCGAGGCGAAGGTCGGCGAGAACACCGCGTTCCTGGTCGAGCTGTCCTATGCCGGCCTGTTCACCCTCCAGGGCCTCGCCGACGAGCATATCCGTCCAGTGCTGCTGATCGAGGGTCCGCGCCTGCTGTTCCCGTTCGCCCGGGCGATCGTCGCCGACGCGACCCGCGACGGCGGTTATCCGCCGCTGATGATCAACCCGATCGACTTCACCGACCTCTACCGCCGCCAGACCGCCCCGCAGCAACCGACGACGGCCTGA
- the rho gene encoding transcription termination factor Rho codes for MNLQELKCKTPAELLAFAEELQIENASTLRKQDMMFAILKQLADNEVPIFGDGVLEILQDGFGFLRSPESNYLPGPDDIYVSPSQVRRFGLRTGDTVEGQIRAPKDGERYFALLKVNTINFDSPDKVRHRINFDNLTPLYPEERLNMEIEDPTKKNFTGRIIDLVAPLGKGQRALVVAPPRTGKTVMLQNIAHSIAQNHPEVYLIVLLIDERPEEVTDMARSVRGEVVSSTFDEPAARHVQVAEMVIEKAKRLVEHKRDVVILLDSITRLARAYNTVVPSSGKVLTGGVDANALQRPKRFFGAARNIEEGGSLTIIATALIDTGSRMDEVIFEEFKGTGNSEIILDRKISDKRTFPAIDITKSGTRKEELLVDKATISKMWVLRRILMPMGVTDSVDFLLDKLKHTKSNSEFFDSMNQ; via the coding sequence ATGAACCTCCAAGAGTTGAAATGTAAGACGCCTGCCGAGTTACTGGCGTTCGCCGAAGAATTACAGATCGAGAACGCCAGCACCTTGCGCAAGCAAGACATGATGTTCGCCATCCTGAAGCAGCTCGCCGACAACGAGGTGCCGATCTTCGGGGACGGCGTGCTGGAGATCCTCCAGGACGGCTTCGGATTCCTGCGCTCTCCGGAGTCCAACTACCTGCCCGGTCCGGACGACATCTATGTCAGCCCGAGCCAGGTGCGCCGCTTCGGCCTGCGCACCGGCGACACGGTCGAGGGGCAGATCCGGGCGCCGAAGGACGGCGAGCGCTATTTCGCGCTGCTCAAGGTCAACACGATCAATTTCGACAGCCCGGACAAGGTCCGGCACCGGATCAACTTCGACAACCTGACCCCGCTCTATCCGGAAGAGCGGCTGAACATGGAAATCGAGGATCCGACCAAGAAGAACTTCACCGGCCGGATCATCGACCTGGTCGCCCCCCTGGGCAAGGGCCAGCGCGCGCTGGTCGTGGCGCCGCCGCGCACCGGCAAGACGGTGATGCTCCAGAACATCGCCCACTCGATCGCCCAGAATCATCCCGAAGTCTACCTGATCGTCCTGCTGATCGACGAGCGGCCGGAGGAAGTGACCGACATGGCGCGCAGCGTGCGCGGCGAGGTCGTCAGCTCCACCTTCGATGAGCCGGCGGCCCGGCACGTGCAGGTCGCCGAGATGGTGATCGAGAAGGCCAAGCGGCTGGTCGAGCACAAGCGCGACGTCGTGATCCTGCTGGACAGCATCACCCGCCTGGCGCGCGCCTACAACACGGTCGTCCCCAGCTCCGGCAAGGTGCTGACCGGCGGCGTAGACGCCAATGCCCTGCAGCGCCCGAAGCGCTTCTTCGGCGCCGCCCGCAACATCGAGGAAGGCGGCTCGCTGACCATCATCGCGACCGCGCTGATCGATACCGGGTCCCGCATGGACGAGGTGATCTTCGAGGAGTTCAAGGGCACCGGCAACTCCGAGATCATCCTGGACCGCAAGATCAGCGACAAGCGCACCTTCCCGGCGATCGACATCACCAAGTCGGGCACCCGCAAGGAAGAGTTGCTGGTCGACAAGGCGACGATCTCCAAGATGTGGGTCCTGCGCCGCATCCTGATGCCCATGGGCGTCACGGACTCGGTCGACTTCCTGCTGGACAAGCTGAAGCACACCAAGAGCAATTCCGAGTTCTTCGACTCGATGAACCAGTAA
- a CDS encoding cation-transporting P-type ATPase, protein MTVDTRSRPNPAPVPGEPGSSDAPEAWHAVGAPEALRRLGTGEQGLSAGEAAARLGRYGPNRLTPPPRRSALMRFLVQFNNVLIYVLLAAAAMSAALGELVDAAVIVGVVVINALIGFIQEGKAEQALDAIRDMLSPNAAVIRDGTRRTIPADELVPGDLVQIASGDKVPADLRLIAARNLQIQESALTGESVPVAKSVDPVAPDAALGDRAPAAFSGTLVTMGQGTGLVVGTGDRTEIGRISTMIAGVETLTTPLLAQMAAFGRLLTVGILALAAFAFAVGVWLQGFAMDDMFMAAVGLAVAAIPEGLPAVMTITLAIGVTRMARRNAIIRRLPAVETLGAVSVICSDKTGTLTRNELTVRRVVTSGNAYDVDGIGYAPSGGFRPDGAADDSPTDSGADPVLAEIARASLLCNDASVSERDGEWRLEGDPTDGALVTLALKAGLDPARAGRDWPRIDVIPFESDHKFMATLHRGAGGARIYVKGAPERILEMASTERRPDGDAPLDAAEWHRRIEAMAEHGQRVLGIAVREAAPDQRSVEFEDVAGGLTLLGLVGLIDPPREEAIEAVKACASAGVRVKMITGDHAVTAGAIGAAFGLGGAPVLTGRDLDRLDERGWLEAARTTDIFARTTPEHKLRLVEALQADGATIAMTGDGVNDAPALKRADVGIAMGNKGTEAAKEAAAMVLADDNFASIARAVAEGRTVYDNLRKTILFLLPTNAAQAMIILAAILAGTMLPITPVQILWVNMISAVTLGLALAFEPSEPDIMRRPPRGPGEGILTGYMVWRILFVMVLLVIPAFGLFLWLESSGAPLEQARTVAVNALVVGEIFYLWNARAIMNPVLSARGILGSRPVLISIALCLALQLAFTYVPLMQDLFGTAAIAAIDWLILAGFGLATFLIVEAEKAVARRIMGRG, encoded by the coding sequence ATGACCGTCGACACCCGGTCGCGGCCGAATCCGGCGCCGGTTCCGGGCGAACCCGGCTCCTCCGACGCGCCGGAAGCCTGGCATGCGGTCGGCGCTCCCGAGGCGCTCCGCCGGCTGGGGACCGGCGAGCAGGGCCTGAGCGCCGGGGAGGCCGCCGCCCGGCTGGGCCGCTACGGGCCGAACCGGCTGACGCCGCCTCCCCGGCGAAGCGCCCTGATGCGGTTCCTGGTCCAGTTCAACAATGTGCTGATCTATGTCCTGCTGGCGGCGGCCGCGATGAGCGCAGCTCTGGGCGAGCTGGTCGACGCCGCGGTGATCGTCGGCGTGGTGGTGATCAACGCCCTGATCGGCTTCATCCAGGAGGGCAAGGCGGAACAGGCGCTCGATGCCATCCGCGACATGCTGTCGCCGAACGCCGCCGTGATCCGCGACGGCACGCGCCGGACCATCCCCGCCGATGAGCTGGTGCCCGGCGACCTGGTCCAGATCGCCTCCGGCGACAAGGTGCCGGCGGATCTGCGCCTGATCGCCGCCCGCAACCTCCAGATCCAGGAATCGGCGCTGACCGGCGAGTCGGTGCCGGTCGCCAAGTCGGTCGATCCGGTGGCCCCGGACGCCGCCCTCGGCGACCGCGCCCCGGCGGCCTTCTCCGGGACGCTGGTGACCATGGGGCAGGGAACCGGGCTGGTGGTCGGCACGGGCGACCGCACCGAGATCGGCCGGATCAGCACCATGATCGCCGGGGTCGAGACCCTGACGACGCCGCTGCTGGCCCAGATGGCGGCATTCGGCCGGCTTCTCACCGTCGGGATCCTGGCGCTGGCCGCCTTCGCCTTCGCGGTCGGCGTCTGGCTCCAGGGTTTCGCCATGGACGACATGTTCATGGCGGCGGTCGGGCTGGCGGTCGCGGCGATCCCGGAAGGGCTGCCGGCGGTCATGACCATCACGCTCGCCATCGGGGTCACCCGCATGGCCCGGCGCAACGCCATCATCCGGCGCCTGCCGGCGGTGGAGACGCTGGGCGCGGTCAGCGTCATCTGTTCGGACAAGACCGGCACCCTGACCCGGAACGAGCTGACGGTCCGCCGGGTCGTGACATCCGGCAATGCCTACGACGTGGACGGCATCGGCTACGCGCCGTCCGGCGGCTTCAGGCCCGACGGCGCGGCCGATGATTCCCCGACAGACTCCGGCGCCGATCCCGTTCTGGCGGAGATCGCGCGCGCGTCCCTGCTGTGCAACGACGCCTCGGTGTCGGAGCGGGACGGGGAGTGGCGCCTGGAGGGGGACCCGACCGACGGCGCGCTGGTGACCCTGGCGCTCAAGGCCGGGCTCGACCCCGCCCGGGCCGGCCGGGACTGGCCCAGGATCGACGTGATTCCGTTCGAATCGGACCACAAGTTCATGGCGACGCTCCACCGTGGCGCCGGCGGCGCGCGGATCTACGTCAAGGGAGCGCCGGAACGGATCCTCGAGATGGCGTCGACGGAGCGCCGGCCCGATGGCGACGCGCCGCTCGACGCCGCGGAATGGCACCGCCGGATCGAGGCCATGGCGGAACATGGCCAGCGGGTGCTGGGGATCGCGGTGCGGGAGGCCGCCCCCGACCAGCGGAGCGTGGAGTTCGAAGACGTCGCCGGCGGCCTGACGCTGCTGGGGCTGGTCGGCCTGATCGATCCCCCGCGCGAGGAGGCGATCGAAGCGGTCAAGGCCTGCGCCAGCGCCGGCGTCCGGGTCAAGATGATCACCGGCGACCATGCGGTCACCGCGGGGGCGATCGGCGCCGCCTTCGGCCTGGGCGGAGCCCCGGTGCTCACCGGGCGCGACCTCGACCGGCTGGACGAGCGCGGGTGGCTGGAGGCCGCGCGCACCACCGACATCTTCGCCCGCACCACGCCCGAGCACAAGCTGCGGCTGGTCGAGGCGCTCCAGGCCGACGGCGCCACCATCGCGATGACGGGGGACGGCGTGAACGACGCGCCGGCCCTCAAGCGGGCGGATGTCGGGATCGCCATGGGCAACAAGGGGACGGAGGCCGCGAAGGAGGCGGCCGCCATGGTGCTGGCGGACGACAACTTCGCCTCGATCGCCCGGGCGGTGGCCGAGGGGCGGACGGTCTACGACAACCTGCGCAAGACCATCCTGTTCCTGCTGCCGACCAACGCGGCCCAGGCGATGATCATCCTGGCGGCGATCCTGGCCGGGACCATGCTTCCGATCACCCCGGTGCAGATCCTCTGGGTCAACATGATCAGCGCGGTGACCCTGGGCCTGGCGCTGGCCTTCGAGCCGAGCGAGCCCGACATCATGCGCCGGCCGCCCCGCGGCCCCGGCGAGGGCATCCTGACCGGCTACATGGTCTGGCGGATCCTGTTCGTCATGGTCCTGCTGGTGATCCCCGCCTTCGGTCTCTTCCTGTGGCTGGAATCCTCCGGCGCGCCGCTGGAGCAGGCCCGGACCGTCGCGGTCAACGCGCTGGTGGTCGGCGAGATCTTCTACCTGTGGAATGCCAGGGCCATCATGAACCCGGTGCTGTCCGCGCGGGGCATCCTCGGCAGCCGGCCGGTGCTGATCTCCATCGCGCTGTGCCTGGCGCTCCAGCTTGCCTTCACCTACGTCCCGCTGATGCAGGACCTGTTCGGCACCGCGGCCATCGCCGCCATCGACTGGCTGATCCTCGCCGGCTTCGGCCTCGCCACCTTCCTCATCGTCGAGGCGGAGAAGGCGGTGGCGCGGCGGATCATGGGACGGGGATGA